A single Pedobacter sp. PACM 27299 DNA region contains:
- the atpB gene encoding F0F1 ATP synthase subunit A produces MDCSHVFEFKVKRLIVVFTLFLAFFSVTPAAFAQVDTAQVTEGSHAQPAAEKKFDIGKFALHHIADSHSWHVIGHTYIDLPVILYTKAGVVNFSSADFTTLEDGKVVRDDEAKVVVERNGQRFVKMHEKIYYASDVANEHGQFVNLDEKHHATNARPLDLSITKNVVTLFISIIILLVVFLNVAKGYRTNKGKSPKGIQSWMEPIILFVRDDIAIPNLGHKYERFMPYLLTVFFFIWFNNMLGLVPFLPGGANLTGNIAVTMILALATFCLTVFNGNKYYWKHIFMPDVPWWMYIVMVPVELFGIFTKPIALMIRLFANITAGHILVLSLICLVFVFNSLYIAPISIAFAVFIGGIELLVAFIQAFIFTILSALFIGMAIDDHH; encoded by the coding sequence ATGGATTGTAGCCACGTTTTTGAGTTTAAAGTGAAGAGGTTAATTGTTGTTTTTACGCTGTTTTTAGCGTTTTTTTCTGTTACGCCTGCGGCTTTCGCACAGGTTGACACAGCACAAGTAACAGAAGGTTCTCATGCCCAGCCGGCAGCTGAGAAAAAGTTTGACATTGGTAAGTTTGCACTACACCACATTGCGGATTCGCATAGCTGGCATGTAATCGGACATACCTATATCGACCTTCCGGTAATTTTGTACACCAAAGCTGGTGTTGTAAACTTCAGTTCTGCTGATTTCACCACGCTGGAGGACGGAAAAGTTGTTCGCGATGATGAAGCTAAAGTAGTTGTAGAACGAAATGGACAACGCTTTGTGAAGATGCACGAGAAAATCTATTATGCATCTGACGTTGCGAATGAGCACGGTCAGTTTGTAAATTTAGATGAGAAGCATCATGCCACAAATGCCCGCCCGCTGGACTTGTCAATTACCAAAAATGTAGTGACCTTGTTTATTTCTATTATCATCCTATTGGTTGTGTTCCTGAACGTAGCTAAAGGATATAGAACAAACAAGGGTAAATCACCAAAAGGAATCCAGTCCTGGATGGAGCCAATCATCTTGTTTGTACGTGATGATATCGCTATTCCAAACTTAGGTCATAAATACGAGCGCTTTATGCCGTACTTATTAACCGTGTTTTTCTTTATCTGGTTTAACAACATGTTGGGCTTAGTTCCATTCTTACCTGGTGGTGCCAATTTAACTGGTAACATCGCTGTAACGATGATCCTTGCACTGGCTACGTTCTGCCTAACGGTGTTTAACGGTAATAAATATTACTGGAAACACATCTTTATGCCAGATGTACCATGGTGGATGTACATCGTAATGGTTCCGGTAGAGTTGTTCGGTATTTTCACCAAGCCTATCGCCCTGATGATTCGTTTGTTTGCTAACATTACTGCAGGACACATCTTGGTGTTGTCATTGATCTGCCTTGTGTTTGTGTTTAACAGCTTATACATTGCACCAATCTCTATCGCCTTCGCTGTATTTATCGGCGGAATCGAGTTACTGGTTGCATTTATTCAGGCCTTTATTTTTACGATCCTGTCTGCCCTGTTTATCGGAATGGCAATTGATGATCACCACTAA
- a CDS encoding AtpZ/AtpI family protein: protein MEPNEEKKNMNNFAKYSAISFQMLATIGLFAFAGYKIDEYQHSKQPIYAAILGLLGVVVSLYQVVKQLNKNSN, encoded by the coding sequence ATGGAGCCAAACGAAGAGAAAAAGAACATGAATAATTTCGCGAAGTATTCTGCTATTAGTTTTCAAATGCTGGCCACAATCGGTCTTTTTGCGTTTGCAGGCTATAAAATTGATGAATATCAACACAGTAAGCAGCCGATATATGCAGCGATTTTAGGACTTTTAGGAGTAGTAGTGTCCTTGTATCAGGTTGTAAAACAACTGAATAAAAACTCAAACTGA